GACCAGATGCTGACCAGTTTGAATATTTAGGGGGGGTACTTGTATCAGGTAAAGGGTGGTACCAATTTGACCTAACCGAATGGGGACAGGGTTTTGCAGATGTTGACTCGGCAACGTTTCGACTATCAGATGATCAACGCTCAGACCGTCTTGTGCCGATACACAGTAAAGAAAATACTTATGCCCCTTCGCTTGAATTTCATCGTTAGAAAAAAAGGTTGCCTCAAAATAGTAGAGGCAACCTTTTTAATCGATTCCAAAACGCTTCCTGAACTGCGTAGGGGTATACCCTGTAGACTTTTTAAATGTTTTCGTAAAGTGAGGGTAATCCCCATAACCAACAGACTCCGCTATATCATAACTTTTGGACAGAGGATTCTTTAATAAAGTCTTCGCTTTCTCTATACGAAGTTTTGTTACATAGCATTTATAGCTCTCTCCCATTTCCTTCTTAAATTCCATGCTGAAATAAGAAGGGGACATCCCCACAATGGTTGCCACCTTCTGAAGGGTCAGAGCATGGTCAGCAAAATGAGTGTTTATATAGTCAACACCATTCAGAATTGTAGTCTTATGGCCAATGTTCCTTACCTGTTTTAAAAGAATCATCCATTCCTGGCAGTACGTTAGGAAACGATTATGAAGCTCATCAGATCCGTATGGGAACGTTATTTCAGGAATGATGACATTTTTCATCTCTTTCACCCGTTTCTCAAGCGTACTTGATACATAAGTAACAAGGTCTTCATAGAAGCCCTTCATAGTAAGCTGTGTTGTATGTTTTTGCAGTAGGTAGGCATGAGTTTCTTTAACTTTGCTAACGAGTTCTTGTTCTTCAAGCATCCATATAAGATGACTAATATCTTCTGCTGTTAACGTGATGAAACTGAGCTGCTCTTGCCGTTCTGCCTTTGAAGGGGATTCTAGTTCGATTTCATTACGGACAGTTTCTAAGGCGGTTAGAAATAGTTCAGGTTTTATCGGTTTTAAAAGAAAGTCATTCACCCCATACCTGAGAGCTTGTTGGGCATAGGTGAATTCATCATACCCTGATAAGATCATAAATTTGATCTGCTGATTTAAGGATCTAGCTTTTTGAATAAAGTCTAACCCGTTTAGTTTAGGCATTCGAATGTCTGTGATAATTAGGTGAGGATGGTGCATTTGAACAAGCTCGAGCGCTTCCTCACCGTCTTTGGCTTCTCCGACAAGTTGAAATCCAGTGCTATGTTTTTTAAGTAAGGCTGATAGGCTTCTTTTAATTAATTTCTCATCATCTACTATTAACACCTTATACATCATCACGCCTCCTTACTGTTCATTTGTGAGATAAGGCAAGTGAATGGTAACAACAGTGCCAGTTGAATCAGATTTGTGTATGAACAAACCATATGGATGACCAAATTCTGTGACGATCCTTTTATGCACATTCATCATTCCAATTCTTCTCGTTGTCCTATATTCAAGAGAAGGCTCTTTATGGTGAGTGAACGCAGTGTTATAGATATCCAAGATTTCTGGTGACATTCCTCTACCATGGTCTTCAATCGCTAAAAGATATCCCTCGTGGGTCTTAGCTCCTGTAATTCCTATAAAGGTCGGTTCTAGTGCATGCTCTTCATAGCCATGTAAGAAAGCATTCTCAATGAGAGGTTGAAGGGTTAAACGGGAGGTTTGAATGTCAGAAGTAAGTGAATCATCTACATCTATATAAACCTCTAAGTCCTCAAAACGCTCCAATTGAATATTGAAATAGGCTTTTATATGTTGTAGTTCTTCCCGAAGAGAGACTACTTTCTTCGTGTTGCTTACGTTATACCGAAACATATCAGCAAGAGAGGTCGTCATACGGCTAATCTCCATCTGGTCCTCAATAATGGCGTAAGAATTAATAATTTCTAGCGTGTTGTATAAGAAGTGAGGGTTAATTTGAGATTGCATCGCTTGTAGCTCAGCTTCTTTTGTCTTAAGTAATAACTCTTGTTCTTTTAGTTTAGAAAGGCGAATCTCTTGAATGAGGGCTGAGAGCTTTTCAGTCATCTTGTAAAAACTAGTATATAACTCACTAATCTCATCATGGTGATACAAAGCTAAGGGACGTGGTTCTTGCTTTGGAAATTGCCCTGCAGAAACTTGTCTCATGAGGATCTGAAGGTGCTTCAGGGAATAGGTTAACGTAAAGGAAAAACCTCCAACAAAAAGGATGGCGAGACCTACTAGTGCTAGGCCAATCCAAATAGTGTAGTTTCTGAGATCCATCAGGTGACTCATCGTAGTTTCTAGAGGGACGCTTGCCACAATCGTCCAGTTCGGATCCTTTAGGGGTTCATACACCATTAATGTTTTCGGCTGATTTTTATTAATTATAAATGGCTGCTTGGATGTTAGATCATAGGTAAACGTTTCTCCTAACTCTTTCGAATCAGGATTGTAGAGAATGTTGTGGTCTTCATCGACTAACCAAATTTGATCAAAATGATCGTTTGTAATTTCATTTAGAATTGAAGCGGTTTGATTAAGGTGAAGGTCAATCACAAGTAAACCAATCGTATCGTACGTATTTTGGTCATATATTTTTTGGACAACTGTCAGAGTAGGGGTAGATTGATAGAACTCAAGTCCTAACATTTCGTAGCTTTTATATTGTTCTTTTGTTCTCCATAACTCTTTATTTCTCTTCTCAATCCGCTTCATATCAATAAATTGTTTCACATTTGTATAGTTATGTTCTTGATCCCCATTCCTACTGACTAACGACATTCCGAAAACATCAGAACGACCTTTAATAATTTGTCCAAGTGCTTCTTCTTGAACCTTCTTTGTTTCCACATACTGATCAAAACGTGTATGAGGCTCTTTGTTTGACTTCAAGTAATTTTGAATAGAAGCGTTGGTCAGAAGCGGAGTGGTGGCTTTCTTTAAATCTGCTAAGTAAAAGGAAAGATATTCTTTTGTTTGTTTAAGCAATTGTTGACTGGACCTTACGGAATTGTCTTCTATCGTGCTAGTTGTTTTGTTATACCAAACGTAACCAAAGACAAGTAAAGGTGTGCAGACAAAGACGATAATGACCCATAGCAATTTCGTTTGAATCGACCTCTTATGGAAGAGATTTTTCAAAGGCAATTCATCCTTTACGTATGATTTACTCATTTCTTAAGTCGTTGAAAAAAACACAACAAATCAAATCAATGCCCATTCTGATTAGAGAGGACTAAGACTATGATGATAGTGTAAGCGTTAACAAAAAAGGGGGATACAGAATGAATCGTTCATGTAAGCTTGGCCTATTTCTTTTATTTTCTATGGTTTTAACTTTAGGACTTGTAGGTTGCAGTAATGAGTCTAGTTCAGACGGTAAAGATTCAGATGAAAAGGTAGAAATCACATTAGGCTATTATTCTTCAGGAAGTGCTGATGAGAAAATGGAAGAGCTTATTGATCAATTTGAAGAGAAACATCCAAATATAAAAGTGAAAACACAGAACGCTCCTTATTCGCAGTTCTTTCAGAAATTAGACACACAGATTGCTGGGAATAACGCTCCTGATGTTTGGTTATCAGATGGCGTGCTTGTATCAAAGTATGCAGAGCGAGGAGCGGCTAAAGATGTATCAGAATGGATTGAAAGAGATTTAAACAAAGATGAGTACTATGGACTCGACTTTAATAAAGATGCTAACGGAAAATATTTTGCGGTTCCTCAAGGGATTCAGATAGGAGCTCTTTTTTATAACAAGGATATGTTTGATGAAGCAGGTGTAGACTACCCGGATGATGATTGGTCGTGGGAAGATCTACAAGAAGCGGCTGCCAAGCTAACGATTGATGCAGAAGGAAATCGTGCGACGGATTCTAAATTTAATGAGGATGCTGTAAACCAATACGGAATGACATTCTTTAATATTACAGAAGGTTGGATGCCTGTCCTTAAATCATTCGGTGGTGGCGTATTGGATGAGGAGTTAAAGAATTCTGTCATAGACTCTCCTGAGAATGAAGAAGCGGTTAAGTGGATGGTAGAAGGGATGGAAAAAGGAATCTTAACAGACCCTTCAGATTTACAAAGTTTCCAAAGTCCTATGTCTCCTTTCCCTAGTGGGACAGCAGCCATGAGAATTGGAATCTACGCCCGCGTATTAGCAGCGAATGAGACAGGAATTAATTATGATGTCTCTGTATTACCAAAGGGTCCTGATGGTAAGCGATTTGCTCCTGTTATTGCAAACTCATGGATCGTAAATAACAATAGTTCAGATGCGAAAGCAGAAGCTGCCTGGGAATGGGTGAAATTCTGGGTTACAGAAGATGATGTTCAAAAGGAATGGGCAGAATTAGGGGAAGCGGTACCGGTCAAAAAGTCCGTTGCGAATTCAGATTTATTCTTAAATTCTGGAGAGAACAAGATTAACAAGCAAGCCTTTTTAGATAGCTTTGAATTTGCCGGGACTCTTGATACAAATGCGGTTTGGTCAGAGTGGCTCCAAAAGTTTAACGATAACATTAACCGAGCATTTTTAAATGAAACAAGTGTTGAAGAGGCGTTAAAACAAGCTGACAAAGAAGTAACGAAAGTTTTGGAGGATTTTTATAAGAAATAATAAAAAATTATAGAAGAAAGTGTGTCCTATATGCCAAAACTTGCACGTAAAAAGAAAGATCTGAATGATCGTAAACGAAAGCTTTCAACAGAAGGGAGATGGGGATTCCTGATGGTATCCCCGTACCTTCTTCAGTTCTTGGTTTTCTTATTATTTCCTTTAGTCGCTTCCTTGTATTTTAGTTTCTCAAAATATGACATGTTGAATCCTCCTGAATGGATTGGTATAGAAAACTATACTACCCTTGTTCAAGACCCTGTGTTCCACAAAGCTCTTTGGAATACATTATATTTCACGCTTTTGTTTGTCCCTGCACAAACGATTCTTGCTTTGCTCCTTGCTGTTGCTCTAAATCAGAGTTTAAAAGGATTGAAATTTTTTAGAATTGCCCATTTTATCCCTGTGATCTGCTCCTGGACTGTTGTTCTATACGTTGCAGATGCAATCCTAAACCCCAGGTTCGGTCTTGCTAATACAATCCTTTTAAAGTTAGGGGAGAAGCCCCAACAATGGTTGAGTGATGAGGCGCTAATTATACCGGTTCTTGTAGCTGTTGCGGTGTGGAAAGGCGTTGGTTATATGATGATCATCTTCTTAGCTGGGTTACAGAATGTCCCTGAGGATTTATATGAGGCAGCTGAAATAGAAGGAGCAGGGATCTGGAAGAAATTCAGACATGTAACCGTTCCCTTGATATCAGGGACCACTTTTCTAGTCTTAGTCTTAACGACCATAACAACCTTTCAATCTTTCGAACAGATCTACGTTATGACTAGCCATTTAGGCGATGTAACATCGGCTGGAGGACCGAATAACGCCAGTATGGTTCTTATGCTATATCTTTTCCAGCAAGGATTTTCGTTCCTGAAAATGGGCTATGCTTCTGCAATTGCGTGGGTGCTGTTTATCATTTTGTTCGGCATTACAATGATTCAATTAAAGTTGCAAAATAAATGGGTGTATTATGAGAAATAGACTGTAAGGTTGGGGTGTTCATAATGTTTAGTCGATACAAAAAGAGAAAAGCCATAAGCTATATAGTCATTCTGTTTAGTTCTTTGATCATGCTGACTCCGCTTGTTAGTGCTGCACTTAATTCATTGAAGTCCTACAAACAATATACCGCGATACCGGTGGAGTGGATTCCAAATCCATTCCAGTGGCAGAATTATATCGAAGTGTGGAAGATGACCTCCATGGATACGTATGCCTGGAACAGTCTTATTGTAACCGTTCTCTCGGTTGCTGGGGCACTACTGTCTTGTTCCATGGTCGCTTATGCATTTGCTCGTTTAGATTTTCCTTTTAAGAACTCATTATTTGTTATGGTTCTAGGAACACTCATGATCCCACCCGTTGTCATGATCATTCCGCAATTTATGATCTTCAATCAAATGGGACTCGTCGATACGCTTGTTCCTCTGTGGATTCTAGAATGGTTAGCTCAGCCTTTTGGGGTCTTCTTGATGCGGCAAGCTTTTCTTTCGATACCAAAAGAATACGATGAGGCAGCTAAATTAGATGGGTGTAATCCATTTCAAACATTTTGGAAAGTATATTTACCGATGTGCAAGCCACAATTAGCTACTTTAACGATTTTTACATTTATGACCAAATGGAATGAGATTATGGCTCCTGTCATTTATTTATCATCGGAGGATAAATTCACGTTACCAATCGGTATATTATCCATGTCTGGAGCATGGTTTGGTCAGGAACAATATTTAGTTGCTGCCGCTCTTATGTCGTTATTACCTATACTAATTGTGTTTTTATTAGCTGAGAAATACTTTGTTAAAGGGGCAAGCTCTTCGGGACTCAAGTAAGAAGTGCAGGAAAGGAAGAGGTGAACCTGGTGAACATAAATGTCTTAGTAGTAGGCTGCAATGAAGTTACAGAGAAAGTGTTAGCTTTAGCAACATGTTTCCCGGACGTGTCATTAATCCCCTTGACTGATCTTTCAACGTTAGAAAACGTAAGCAATTACCAAGCCATTCTATTAGCTAATCCAATTATTCCTTCGCATACCTTATCTAAAGCTATGGATCATACACCTGTCTTTACACTTTCCTATACAGAAATAGCCCTTTATTCAACCTTGTTCAAATGTAGCTATGAACAACGATTAACCCCTTCTAATTCCTATTCTATAAGTATTGACGTTAAAGATATGGATCTAAAGAGCATAGCAGAAGAGTTAAAAGACGAAAGAATCCTTATAACAGAATATAAAGAAGAGAGTAGAGATCAAATCCTTAAGCGCCACATAGATCTATGGAAGAACCAAGAGGCACAATGTATTGTCACCTGTGATCCTTATATTAAAACAAGGTTAGAGAAACAAAGGATACCTGTCAGACTGATCATCCCTACCAGTCAATGTATAACGCGCTCTATAAATCACCTCATTAAAGAAATACCAGAATATTCGAAATCAAGGAAGCTTTATGTGAGTGACACCATACGGTACGAACATCAGGGAACTTTCTCATCTATAAAAGGGCTTGGAGTAAGTGCCAAAACACTTCACCGTTTGCAATGCTTATGTTATGCCAACGGAAAAAACACCTTAACAGCCGCAGAATTAGCTAAAGGATTTTCTGTTACATTACGTAGTGCCAGAAGAATCTTATCAAACCTTGAAGAAAATCAGATTGCTATAGTTATTGGGGAAGAGCAATCTAATCAACGAGGACGACCTAGAATGATCTTTAGAATCGATCTGCACCAATGCCAGGAGGAGATTCTATCCAATTGTAGCTATCTTTCGTAAAGAAAGGGAGAGACGATGACGAACGTATTCTTAAATACTGTATTACTTGAAAAGAATCGGTGGGAAGAAGGTCAAAACCCTTCGATCCTTGTGAGTGAATGGATATCTACTATAAATGAGGCGGGCTTTGATGGTTTAGAATTATGGCAAAATCATTATGCAAAATCTTCTCCTCAAGAAAAGGAAAAAATTAAGGATGAGAACTTCCCTGTAAGTCTATTTAATACGTATATCAAATTTGAAGATGGTTGGGAACAAGAGAGGGACAACATTGCTCATATGGCCCACCAGCTTCGATGCAAGGGTGTGAAATTTAATCTCGGGAGCTCTATAGAGAACAAAGAAATGTATGTCACCCACATTAAGGAGATGCTGAAGCAATTGCCGAATACTTGCCAGCTCCTCTGCGAATGCCATGCAGGGACGATTATGGAAGACCCAGAAGTCGCATACGCTCTTCTAGATCAGATTGGTTCTGAACGAGTAAAGATTATCATCCACCCCTTACAACTTCATTTAAATATAGAGGAATGGTTTACCTATTTCGGGTCAACCATTACACATGCTCACATTAGTTTATACAACCAGGAAAGGTTTCATCGATTACGAGCTTCAGAAAGGTTTGTAAAAGAGCGTTTAAAGGAAATCGATCGTCTGCAGTTTTATGGGACCTATTCCATAGAATTTACGGAGGGTGTAGCTACAGGTGAAGAGAACCCAAGGGATCTTCTCTCACATGCAGAAGAAGATTTATTACTTCTAAGACATCTATTGAAAGAGTTAGGAGCATAGCCTATGAATTTATCTGTATGTGTAATAGGAGTTGGTATTATTGCTAAGCATCATCTAGAAGCAATAAGTAAATTTCCTGAACTAAAGCTTTTAGCTGTTGCAGATATTGATTCTAATAAAGCAATGAAAATCGCTTCACAATACGGAGTTAAAGGATATAGCGCCTACCAGGAAATGATTGTGAAAGAAGCTCCGGATCTCGTCATCAATACTCTTCCGCATTTTCTGCATAAAGAGGCAACTATTTTTGCTGCAAAAGAAGACTGTCATATTTTATTGGAAAAACCCATGGCTTTAACTTCAGAAGAGTGCCAAGAAATTAGAGAGTGTGTAAAGGCTAGTGGAGTAAAGCTTATGGTTGCCCATACCCAACACTATTTGGCGGAAAATATAGTAGCGAAAAATTATATAGATACCCATGATTTAGGTCCGCTATTAATGGTGAACGATGCCAGGCACGTCTCGTATTTCCATCCTGATCGCCCTAAATGGTTCTTAGAAAAGAAAAAGGCGGGAGGGGGGATTCTAATGAATCTCGGTGCACATTCCATCGACAAAATCCAGTGGCTTACACAGTCTACATTTTCATACATTAAAGCAAATCTCCATTATCCAGATCCACAGCAACAAACGGATGTAGAAGGAAGTGGAACGGTCTATTTAGAAACGAGTGACGGAGTGCCTGTCACGATTTCAATGTCAGGTTTTACGGTTATTCCAACGCAGCGCACAGAATTAATTTTTAAACGAGGAATGGTCAAAATAGAAATGGGTGAAGGGGTGTTCGTTAGCCACGATGGAAACGAGCTGACATTAAAAGTCCCAAAATTCCCCGATCCATTTATTTTACAATTAGAAGATATGATGAAAAGGATTCGAGATGAAACGTGTGGAAATGGGCAATACGGTCAATCCATTATTCAAATTATTGAAGGCATCTACAAATCGGATCAATTAAAAAAAGGAATAAATTTGGGTACTGGTTAACTTAAATTAGTTTTTCAACCCAAAAAATTATGAAATAATAATCAAGATAAAAATTAAAAAAACAAATCTCATCTCAATATCAAGAGTATACTTAGGTTTTGAGATGAGATTATTGTTTTATATATTGCTACCGATAATATATATTATGTCCGGGGCGTTAATTGAATAGGATAGAAAATTACTTTTCTATCCTATATCTATGTGCCCTATCCTTGCTCTTATTAATATCAATAAATTGAACACTAAATTCAATAATATCGTTTGTCCTTAAGTCATGCTTTTTAGCAAAATCTTTTGTAGATTCTAATAGCTCTTGGTTGTATGTAGTTTTATATTGAACACGATCTTTAGGTCTGGATTCTTTGCTGTACATAATTTCCCCTTGTTCCAGGAGATTTCTTAGGCCACTTTCTAATAAATAATTTACATGTGTGTTGTGATCATCTGCCATCTTTTTTAAATTATTGAGCACTGTTTTACTAATGTTGGTTCTGAATTTAACTCTCGAATTATCAGTAGCTTGTACGAGTCTTCCATCAACTGATTTCCACATTATTTAAAATTTCCCCCATTCAAGTTCTTT
The nucleotide sequence above comes from Pontibacillus chungwhensis. Encoded proteins:
- a CDS encoding carbohydrate ABC transporter permease, encoding MFSRYKKRKAISYIVILFSSLIMLTPLVSAALNSLKSYKQYTAIPVEWIPNPFQWQNYIEVWKMTSMDTYAWNSLIVTVLSVAGALLSCSMVAYAFARLDFPFKNSLFVMVLGTLMIPPVVMIIPQFMIFNQMGLVDTLVPLWILEWLAQPFGVFLMRQAFLSIPKEYDEAAKLDGCNPFQTFWKVYLPMCKPQLATLTIFTFMTKWNEIMAPVIYLSSEDKFTLPIGILSMSGAWFGQEQYLVAAALMSLLPILIVFLLAEKYFVKGASSSGLK
- a CDS encoding rRNA methyltransferase, producing MWKSVDGRLVQATDNSRVKFRTNISKTVLNNLKKMADDHNTHVNYLLESGLRNLLEQGEIMYSKESRPKDRVQYKTTYNQELLESTKDFAKKHDLRTNDIIEFSVQFIDINKSKDRAHRYRIEK
- a CDS encoding sensor histidine kinase is translated as MKNLFHKRSIQTKLLWVIIVFVCTPLLVFGYVWYNKTTSTIEDNSVRSSQQLLKQTKEYLSFYLADLKKATTPLLTNASIQNYLKSNKEPHTRFDQYVETKKVQEEALGQIIKGRSDVFGMSLVSRNGDQEHNYTNVKQFIDMKRIEKRNKELWRTKEQYKSYEMLGLEFYQSTPTLTVVQKIYDQNTYDTIGLLVIDLHLNQTASILNEITNDHFDQIWLVDEDHNILYNPDSKELGETFTYDLTSKQPFIINKNQPKTLMVYEPLKDPNWTIVASVPLETTMSHLMDLRNYTIWIGLALVGLAILFVGGFSFTLTYSLKHLQILMRQVSAGQFPKQEPRPLALYHHDEISELYTSFYKMTEKLSALIQEIRLSKLKEQELLLKTKEAELQAMQSQINPHFLYNTLEIINSYAIIEDQMEISRMTTSLADMFRYNVSNTKKVVSLREELQHIKAYFNIQLERFEDLEVYIDVDDSLTSDIQTSRLTLQPLIENAFLHGYEEHALEPTFIGITGAKTHEGYLLAIEDHGRGMSPEILDIYNTAFTHHKEPSLEYRTTRRIGMMNVHKRIVTEFGHPYGLFIHKSDSTGTVVTIHLPYLTNEQ
- a CDS encoding sugar phosphate isomerase/epimerase family protein, whose protein sequence is MTNVFLNTVLLEKNRWEEGQNPSILVSEWISTINEAGFDGLELWQNHYAKSSPQEKEKIKDENFPVSLFNTYIKFEDGWEQERDNIAHMAHQLRCKGVKFNLGSSIENKEMYVTHIKEMLKQLPNTCQLLCECHAGTIMEDPEVAYALLDQIGSERVKIIIHPLQLHLNIEEWFTYFGSTITHAHISLYNQERFHRLRASERFVKERLKEIDRLQFYGTYSIEFTEGVATGEENPRDLLSHAEEDLLLLRHLLKELGA
- a CDS encoding Gfo/Idh/MocA family protein, whose translation is MNLSVCVIGVGIIAKHHLEAISKFPELKLLAVADIDSNKAMKIASQYGVKGYSAYQEMIVKEAPDLVINTLPHFLHKEATIFAAKEDCHILLEKPMALTSEECQEIRECVKASGVKLMVAHTQHYLAENIVAKNYIDTHDLGPLLMVNDARHVSYFHPDRPKWFLEKKKAGGGILMNLGAHSIDKIQWLTQSTFSYIKANLHYPDPQQQTDVEGSGTVYLETSDGVPVTISMSGFTVIPTQRTELIFKRGMVKIEMGEGVFVSHDGNELTLKVPKFPDPFILQLEDMMKRIRDETCGNGQYGQSIIQIIEGIYKSDQLKKGINLGTG
- a CDS encoding response regulator transcription factor, with the translated sequence MMYKVLIVDDEKLIKRSLSALLKKHSTGFQLVGEAKDGEEALELVQMHHPHLIITDIRMPKLNGLDFIQKARSLNQQIKFMILSGYDEFTYAQQALRYGVNDFLLKPIKPELFLTALETVRNEIELESPSKAERQEQLSFITLTAEDISHLIWMLEEQELVSKVKETHAYLLQKHTTQLTMKGFYEDLVTYVSSTLEKRVKEMKNVIIPEITFPYGSDELHNRFLTYCQEWMILLKQVRNIGHKTTILNGVDYINTHFADHALTLQKVATIVGMSPSYFSMEFKKEMGESYKCYVTKLRIEKAKTLLKNPLSKSYDIAESVGYGDYPHFTKTFKKSTGYTPTQFRKRFGID
- a CDS encoding carbohydrate ABC transporter permease; amino-acid sequence: MPKLARKKKDLNDRKRKLSTEGRWGFLMVSPYLLQFLVFLLFPLVASLYFSFSKYDMLNPPEWIGIENYTTLVQDPVFHKALWNTLYFTLLFVPAQTILALLLAVALNQSLKGLKFFRIAHFIPVICSWTVVLYVADAILNPRFGLANTILLKLGEKPQQWLSDEALIIPVLVAVAVWKGVGYMMIIFLAGLQNVPEDLYEAAEIEGAGIWKKFRHVTVPLISGTTFLVLVLTTITTFQSFEQIYVMTSHLGDVTSAGGPNNASMVLMLYLFQQGFSFLKMGYASAIAWVLFIILFGITMIQLKLQNKWVYYEK
- a CDS encoding ABC transporter substrate-binding protein codes for the protein MNRSCKLGLFLLFSMVLTLGLVGCSNESSSDGKDSDEKVEITLGYYSSGSADEKMEELIDQFEEKHPNIKVKTQNAPYSQFFQKLDTQIAGNNAPDVWLSDGVLVSKYAERGAAKDVSEWIERDLNKDEYYGLDFNKDANGKYFAVPQGIQIGALFYNKDMFDEAGVDYPDDDWSWEDLQEAAAKLTIDAEGNRATDSKFNEDAVNQYGMTFFNITEGWMPVLKSFGGGVLDEELKNSVIDSPENEEAVKWMVEGMEKGILTDPSDLQSFQSPMSPFPSGTAAMRIGIYARVLAANETGINYDVSVLPKGPDGKRFAPVIANSWIVNNNSSDAKAEAAWEWVKFWVTEDDVQKEWAELGEAVPVKKSVANSDLFLNSGENKINKQAFLDSFEFAGTLDTNAVWSEWLQKFNDNINRAFLNETSVEEALKQADKEVTKVLEDFYKK